The Deltaproteobacteria bacterium genomic interval CGCCGGCGCCCAGCGCGCTGGCGAGCTTGCCCTCGGACTCGGCGGCGCGGACCGCGTGGCCCGCCTCGGAGAGCACGCCTTCGACGAAGCTCCGGAAGTAGAGCTGATCGTCGATCGCCAGTATCCGCGCCTTGGGAGCCAATCCTCTCCTCGGTCCGCGCCGCGACGCGGTCCCTGCTCGAGCGCGAACGAGTCTCCTCGAATGCGCCTCGAGCTTACTGATTCTTCCTTGTCGGCGCTGAGCGGGTTTTTTTCAGCTCGCGCGGGGCGCGGCGACGCCGAGCAGCGAGTGCGGCGTGCACCCGGTGACGTCCACTTGGAGATAGCTCCCGAGCTCGATCGGCTCCGTGGCGCGGAAGTTCACGATTCGGTGCTCAGGACTGCGACCGGTCAGCTGGCCCGAGCCCTGCCGGCTCGAGCCTTCGACGAGCACCTCCGTCCGCCTGCCGACAAGCGCGCCGTGCGCATCGAGCGTGAGCTGGCGCTGCAGATCTTGAACGCGCTCCAGACGAGCTTGCACGACGGCGTCGTCGAGCTCGCCGAGCCGATGGCGCTCTGCCGGGGTGCCGGGTCGCTCGGAGTACTTGAACGAATAGCTGTCGGTGAAGCGGACCTCGTCCATCAGCGCGAGCGTCTGTTCGAAATCCGCCTCGGTCTCGGTCGGGTAGCCGACGATCAGATCGGTCGTGATCGCGATCCCGGGCCGCGCCTGCCGGACCCGCTCGATGACCTCGAGGTAGGTCTCTCGGTCGTAGCGGCGGCTCATGGCCTCGAGCACCCGGGACGAGCCGCTCTGCACGGGCAGGTGCAGATGCGGGCACAGCTCGGGGACCTCCGCGAAGGCGCGGACCAGCTCAGGGGTGACGAAGCGAGGGTGCGGGCTCGTGAAGCGGATTCGCCGGATTCCAGGGATCTCGGCCACCCGTCGGATCAGGTCGGCGAACGCGAGCTCACCCTCGACCTGTC includes:
- the miaB gene encoding tRNA (N6-isopentenyl adenosine(37)-C2)-methylthiotransferase MiaB gives rise to the protein MSSPDRDFSSEVPARPTLEALPSGRFHVLTFGCQMNQHDAQKMANLLHHAGMTASDRCEAADVVVIYTCSVREKAEHRLYTELGILLARKRTEPGLIVGVGGCVAQQEGEALLRRFPRLDFAFGPQNLVHLPAMVRAARERERSLRVDYDDPAGTRFDLPGRHPGYASPTPGRAFVTVMEGCDLFCSYCVVPRTRGREVSRPSARIVEEIRVLAAAGTSEVTLLGQTVNAYGRARPGQVEGELAFADLIRRVAEIPGIRRIRFTSPHPRFVTPELVRAFAEVPELCPHLHLPVQSGSSRVLEAMSRRYDRETYLEVIERVRQARPGIAITTDLIVGYPTETEADFEQTLALMDEVRFTDSYSFKYSERPGTPAERHRLGELDDAVVQARLERVQDLQRQLTLDAHGALVGRRTEVLVEGSSRQGSGQLTGRSPEHRIVNFRATEPIELGSYLQVDVTGCTPHSLLGVAAPRAS